One segment of Panicum virgatum strain AP13 chromosome 3K, P.virgatum_v5, whole genome shotgun sequence DNA contains the following:
- the LOC120696607 gene encoding uncharacterized protein LOC120696607 isoform X2, with amino-acid sequence MAGSAARIYAGLAPTTTTMMVAATATTLFSPRLRPPPRPSPSSSIYHLHRGRGCCGARNADLRCRRRLLTARGERPPPDDDEEEEDPSSSATAAGFDAAVALFNRGEYHACHDVVEELWYGAEDPARTLLHGLLQCAVGFHHLFNQNHRGAMMELGEGLCKLRKLNLHDDGPFSRFREEAADVLQFLYRTQKELAACTCRLYYHAPITFA; translated from the exons ATGGCCGGCTCTGCGGCGCGCATCTACGCCGGCCTcgcgcccaccaccaccaccatgatggtggccgcgaccgcgacgacgcTCTTCTCGCCCCGTCTGCGACCACCACCGCGACCCTCTCCTTCTTCAAGCATATACCACCTGCACCGCGGCagaggctgctgcggggcgcgcAACGCcgacctccgctgccgccgccggctcctcaCGGCGCGGGGCGAGCGCCCGCCtcccgacgacgacgaggaggaggaggacccatcGTCGTCGGCAACTGCTGCTGGGTtcgacgcggcggtggcgctgttcAACCGCGGCGAGTACCACGCGTGCCACGACGTGGTGGAGGAGCTCTGGTACGGCGCCGAGGACCCCGCAAGGACGCTCCTCCACGGCCTCCTCCAGTGCGCCGTCGGCTTCCACCACCTCTTCAACCAG AACCACCGCGGCGCGATGATGGAGCTCGGCGAGGGTCTCTGCAAGCTCCGCAAACTCAACCTCCACGACGACGGCCCCTTTTCCCGGTTCCGGGAGGAGGCCGCCGACGTGCTGCAGTTCCTCTACCGCACCCAAAAGGAGCTCGCCGCCTGTACGTGCAGACTTTATTACCAC GCACCGATTACCTTTGCTTAA
- the LOC120696608 gene encoding non-structural maintenance of chromosomes element 1 homolog produces MAPLSWRHHTLLQALLTRGPLSERDFHAVFAAVSGKNPATHQQLFNDTLLKINKELAFLQFELRACINQYDGMVYYGVANNIADEESKLGTKYSVPQIAFYKGLLEAIVQEAGNDGSITSIDALNVRLDNQVIIVDGSQDSQSLLPTSIKSFSLSQKEKTLDELIRDRWLSYTSTGKIGLGTRSFLDLRSWFCGNDIPSCVACNEACIKASSCPNEECNVKIHEYCLRKKFSQRKASRACPGCSTEWPRQDGEANCDDDVNEPGEDEAPSANHSSRKRRKQVKAELVEENNNAGPSTAVPRSRTLRRAKAEAVEAAQEASSAGASQATRTSKRRKK; encoded by the exons ATGGCGCCGCTGTCGTGGCGGCACCACACCCTGCTGCAGGCGCTGCTCACCCGCGGGCCCCTCTCCGAGCGCGACTTCCACGCCGTCTTCGCCGCCGTCTCCGGCAAGAACCCCG CAACTCATCAACAACTGTTCAATGATACACTTCTCAAGATCAACAAGGAACTCGCATTTCTGCAGTTTGAGTTGCGAGCATGCATAAACCAGTATGATGGAATGGTGTACTACGGAGTGGCTAATAACATTGCTGACGAAGAATCAAAGCTTGGGACAAAGTATTCTGTGCCCCAGATTGCATTCTACAAGGGACTG TTAGAAGCAATTGTTCAGGAAGCTGGAAATGATGGGAGCATAACCAGTATTGACGCTCTCAATGTCCGGCTGGACAACCAG GTCATAATTGTAGATGGTTCACAGGACAGCCAATCTCTTCTTCCTACTTCCATAAAGAGCTTCTCACTGAGCCAGAAAGAGAAAACCCTGGATGAGCTGATACGGGATCGTTGGTTGTCATACACCTCCACAGGCAAGATTGGTCTGGGCACCAGATCATTTCTTGATCTCCGAAGCTGGTTCTGTGGTAATGACATCCCATCATGCGTGGCCTGTAACGAAGCTTGTATAAAG GCATCAAGTTGTCCCAATGAGGAATGCAATGTAAAAATTCACGAGTACTGTCTGAGGAAGAAATTTTCACAGCGAAAG GCTTCAAGAGCTTGTCCCGGTTGCAGTACTGAATGGCCCCGCCAGGATGGTGAAGCCAATTGCGATGACGATGTGAATGAGCCTGGTGAGGATGAAGCCCCTTCAGCTAACCATTCATCAAGGAAGAGGCGCAAGCAAGTCAAAGCCGAGCTGGTGGAAGAAAATAACAACGCAGGCCCATCAACAGCAGTGCCTAGGAGTAGGACCCTTCGACGCGCTAAAGCTGAAGCGGTTGAGGCTGCTCAAGAGGCGTCTTCTGCAGGAGCTTCGCAGGCAACCAGGACTTCCAAAAGAAGGAAGAAGTGA
- the LOC120696607 gene encoding uncharacterized protein LOC120696607 isoform X1, whose amino-acid sequence MAGSAARIYAGLAPTTTTMMVAATATTLFSPRLRPPPRPSPSSSIYHLHRGRGCCGARNADLRCRRRLLTARGERPPPDDDEEEEDPSSSATAAGFDAAVALFNRGEYHACHDVVEELWYGAEDPARTLLHGLLQCAVGFHHLFNQNHRGAMMELGEGLCKLRKLNLHDDGPFSRFREEAADVLQFLYRTQKELAACTDYLCLTMDGSPSSYQLLGNFAAGQQLYRLEPADDTDVGASSSVIVFSVSDDRTAQAAPPRVKLPTLHATEQNLTDLQSDYQYT is encoded by the exons ATGGCCGGCTCTGCGGCGCGCATCTACGCCGGCCTcgcgcccaccaccaccaccatgatggtggccgcgaccgcgacgacgcTCTTCTCGCCCCGTCTGCGACCACCACCGCGACCCTCTCCTTCTTCAAGCATATACCACCTGCACCGCGGCagaggctgctgcggggcgcgcAACGCcgacctccgctgccgccgccggctcctcaCGGCGCGGGGCGAGCGCCCGCCtcccgacgacgacgaggaggaggaggacccatcGTCGTCGGCAACTGCTGCTGGGTtcgacgcggcggtggcgctgttcAACCGCGGCGAGTACCACGCGTGCCACGACGTGGTGGAGGAGCTCTGGTACGGCGCCGAGGACCCCGCAAGGACGCTCCTCCACGGCCTCCTCCAGTGCGCCGTCGGCTTCCACCACCTCTTCAACCAG AACCACCGCGGCGCGATGATGGAGCTCGGCGAGGGTCTCTGCAAGCTCCGCAAACTCAACCTCCACGACGACGGCCCCTTTTCCCGGTTCCGGGAGGAGGCCGCCGACGTGCTGCAGTTCCTCTACCGCACCCAAAAGGAGCTCGCCGCCT GCACCGATTACCTTTGCTTAACCATGGATGGCTCGCCGAGCTCGTACCAGCTGCTCGGCAacttcgccgccggccagcaACTCTACCGCTTGGAACCTGCTGACGATACAGACGTTGGCGCTTCATCAAGCGTAATCGTCTTCTCCGTATCTGACGATCGCACTGCACAAGCGGCTCCTCCCAGAGTGAAACTTCCAACATTACATGCCACGGAGCAAAACCTGACAGATCTTCAATCTGACTACCAATATACATAG
- the LOC120696610 gene encoding uncharacterized protein LOC120696610, whose protein sequence is MSSHTNNIMLHIKRIVYPSVRLGYQSASDYPVVLGIGVLLLFLHKLCPSLFTFLLSSSPVFLLTALLLGALLSYGESSAPVIGDETLENLKNLPPEVKVSVTESSVEELRNVAVTRAAKSFESAVVCIEERTSGIFVHDTHRDEENVISVSADTVLSAETSELTKNEVIVKREEKGHVKEICEKVEPQHFESTNTERCHYEVNNQYQFGELMSSCWQPIMRQEPCSDSESDLSESSSDASITDIIPMLDELNPPVNFGTDHPSSTFIDNLNSSLDDDEDELEEDGELSSDEDRAEEKKDDGNNWKDFMDTNSSDMENNENMENLMERRKAKNILKFELDRKLMDMQAADAIQKMEEASRFHVQVPSISTPRPSEEIVELPQIPDSAPSVLLPWRKPFDVPFDQIVDCNSHLQETWTSRTCFPSTQRRKHDNLYLRQSTYLRHHNGIKPEKPEVSEKDAGDYHSDSDSEPALNNGKLFRSLEPHVGDEMKILSAAISDVCVLEVNHGIKEGTSTASINGTDSFYIQKSISSTSEANGSVSAGCEQLLLCSPSEDDNTDKHIIEADSISEVNSLFKCRMEEVLVQSVSESGIDQPLTVKLEQELNGTSTESAMPVTVIEARSMEDLSSQFAELNGEALECAASYSSYEPIQDKSSEPLPVENGHTSELPTKDGHSYSTLDNPVAAKVECKSKELLTEDGELPVLEASSVEEMNSLFRQLQDEVLEQTPHSSELIFGEHNGKSDSGVPVPDANCSEDISSAFVHLRNDDDKIPGDGEVILDSVERNSGLHAMETNVLNGGGTNSTKAIEVKESLERA, encoded by the exons ATGTCATCTCATACGAACAATATTATGTTGCACATCAAGAGAATAGTCTATCCTTCTGTCAGACTTGGCTATCAATCTGCTTCTGACTATCCTGTAGTACTCGGCATTGGAGTTTTGTTGCTGTTCCTACACAAACTTTGCCCTTCTCTGTTTACTTTCCTTCTGTCTTCATCTCCAGTGTTCCTGTTAACTGCACTTCTTCTTGGAGCGCTATTGAGTTATGGGGAATCAAGTGCTCCGGTGATTGGAGACGAAACATTGGAGAACCTGAAAAATCTGCCCCCTGAAGTCAAAGTCTCTGTTACTGAATCTTCAGTTGAGGAGCTTCGGAATGTTGCTGTCACCCGTGCGGCAAAGAGTTTTGAAAGTGCAGTTGTTTGCATTGAGGAAAGAACTTCTGGCATCTTCGTGCATGATACTCACCGTGATGAGGAGAATGTGATATCTGTGTCAGCCGATACTGTTCTTTCTGCAGAAACTTCTGAACTTACCAAGAACGAAGTTATTgtgaaaagagaagaaaaagggcATGTCAAGGAAATATGTGAGAAAGTTGAGCCCCAGCATTTTGAGAGCACCAATACTGAAAGGTGTCATTATGAGGTGAACAATCAGTACCAGTTTGGTGAACTCATGAGCTCATGTTGGCAACCTATTATGAGGCAGGAACCTTGTTCTGATTCTGAATCTGATCTTAGCGAGAGTTCTTCTGATGCATCAATAACCGACATTATTCCAATGCTTGATGAGTTAAACCCTCCTGTAAACTTCGGAACTGATCACCCTTCCTCTACCTTCATAGACAACCTGAATTCCTCAttagatgatgatgaagatgaattaGAGGAGGATGGTGAGCTTAGCTCAGATGAAGATAGGGCGGAAGAGAAGAAAGATGACGGAAATAACTGGAAGGACTTTATGGATACAAACTCTTCAGACATGGAAAACAATGAGAACATGGAGAATTTGATGGAGCGGCGAAAAGCAAAGAATATTCTGAAGTTTGAACTTGACAGGAAGTTAATGGACATGCAAGCCGCTGATGCAATTCAGAAAATGGAGGAGGCATCACGCTTCCATGTTCAGGTTCCCTCCATTTCTACACCAAGGCCTTCAGAGGAAATAGTAGAGTTACCACAAATTCCTGATTCAGCACCATCTGTTCTACTTCCCTGGAGAAAACCATTTGATGTTCCATTTGACCAAATTGTGGACTGTAACAGTCATTTGCAGGAAACGTGGACTTCTCGCACGTGCTTTCCATCAACACAGCGTAGGAAACATGACAACTTGTATTTGAGGCAGTCTACTTATCTGCGACATCACAACGGCATAAAGCCGGAGAAGCCTGAAGTCAGTGAAAAAGATGCGGGTGACTATCACTCAGACAGCGATTCTGAGCCAGCATTGAACAATGGCAAGTTATTTCGCTCACTGGAACCACATGTTGGTGATGAAATGAAAATACTAAGTGCAGCGATTTCAGACGTATGCGTGTTAGAAGTAAATCATGGCATTAAGGAAGGCACTAGTACCGCGTCAATCAACGGCACAGATTCATTTTATATCCAAAAATCTATATCCAGCACATCAGAAGCGAATGGTTCAGTTTCTGCAG GTTGTGAGCAATTGCTGTTGTGTTCTCCATCAGAAGATGATAATACTGATAAACATATCATTGAAGCCGACTCCATCAGTGAAGTTAACTCATTATTTAAGTGCCGCATGGAGGAAGTACTAGTGCAGTCCGTTTCGGAGTCCGGTATTGATCAACCCTTGACAGTTAAACTTGAACAAGAATTGAATGGTACATCCACAGAATCTGCAATGCCTGTAACTGTAATTGAAGCAAGATCAATGGAAGACTTGAGTTCACAGTTTGCAGAGCTCAATGGAGAAGCATTAGAATGTGCTGCTTCTTACTCCAGTTATGAGCCGATCCAAGACAAATCAAGTGAGCCATTGCCTGTGGAAAATGGGCATACTTCAGAACTACCAACTAAAGATGGCCATTCATATTCGACTCTTGACAATCCGGTGGCTGCAAAGGTCGAATGTAAATCAAAGGAGCTGTTAACTGAAGATGGTGAGCTTCCTGTTCTAGAAGCAAGCTCGGTTGAAGAGATGAACTCACTGTTCAGGCAACTGCAAGATGAAGTTCTGGAACAGACGCCTCATAGCTCAGAGCTCATTTTTGGTGAACATAATGGGAAGTCTGATTCTGGTGTGCCAGTTCCTGATGCAAATTGTAGTGAAGATATCAGTTCTGCTTTTGTGCACTTAAGGAACGATGATGATAAAATTCCTGGAGATGGTGAAGTAATCCTGGATTCTGTGGAGCGAAACTCAGGACTGCATGCCATGGAGACCAATGTTCTGAATGGCGGTGGGACCAATAGCACCAAAGCAATTGAGGTCAAAGAATCACTTGAAAGGGCTTAA
- the LOC120696609 gene encoding NDR1/HIN1-like protein 13: MSDRVHPVPAPPPRLPNQPPADAEAPAAGASAPPTETETTPLRVHPSFNRPPSPPPGTYIIQVPKDQVLRVPPPDRARRYKKLAARPARRRLLRAACCCCCAALLLLLLLAAAFAGAVYLVFRPRAPTFSVASLSIRGLSSSSSSAALSPELDAAVRADNGANRKVGVDYRGGGSVAVSYAGQRLAAGPWPAFRQPPRNVTVFAAAMRGQGVRLTDEQARRLAEERAAGAVTLAVEARVLVRLRFGKVLRTWTVDVKARCDVAVDRLEGDAAAVNRGCRVRVRPLWWWW, from the coding sequence ATGTCCGACCGCGTCCACCCCGTgccggcgcctccgcctcgcctcccCAATCAACCACCCGCCGACGCCGaagcccccgccgccggtgccagCGCGCCGCCCACGGAGACTGAGACCACGCCGCTGCGCGTGCACCCGTCCTTCAaccgcccgccgtcgccgccgcccggcacCTACATCATCCAGGTGCCCAAGGACCAGGTCCTCCGCGTCCCGCCCCCGGACCGCGCGCGCCGCTACAAGAAGCTCGCCGCGcgcccggcccgccgccgcctcctccgcgccgcctgctgctgctgctgcgccgcgctcctcctcctgctcctcctcgccgccgccttcgccggcGCCGTCTACCTCGTCTTCCGCCCCCGCGCGCCCACCTTCTCCGTCGCCTCCCTCTCCATCCGCGGCCTCTCGtcgtcctcttcctccgccgcgctctcccccgagctcgacgccgccgtgcgcgccgaCAACGGCGCCAACAGGAAGGTCGGCGTCGACtaccgcggcggcgggagcgtcGCGGTCTCCTACGCCGGCCAGCGGCTCGCCGCGGGGCCGTGGCCCGCTTTCCGGCAGCCGCCGCGGAACGTGACGGTGTTCGCGGCGGCGATGAGGGGCCAGGGCGTGCGGCTGACGGATGAGCAGGCGAGGCGGCTCGCCGAGGAGCGGGCCGCGGGCGCCGTGACGCTGGCGGTGGAGGCGAGGGTGCTCGTGCGGCTGCGCTTCGGCAAGGTGCTGCGGACGTGGACGGTGGACGTGAAGGCGCGGTGCGACGTCGCCGTGGACAGGCTGGAAGGGGATGCCGCGGCGGTGAACAGGGGGTGCAGGGTCAGGGTCAGGCCgctctggtggtggtggtga